In Bactrocera tryoni isolate S06 unplaced genomic scaffold, CSIRO_BtryS06_freeze2 scaffold_480, whole genome shotgun sequence, one genomic interval encodes:
- the LOC120781183 gene encoding jerky protein homolog-like — protein MHDLFERELQRELQFDRNELRAFVQTYTPQLNDQQKYVYDTVMQADNDNTGGFSQNVNGARLKSIAKTEFARHLKICGEILSSDTTEITPFIHKLRDTMNEMEITEAQLYNADESGLFYRMLPDRTFVAATEKTAPGRKILKERITFMLCANADGSHKLKPLVIGKSANPRCFSGFNNPLEYVNSKKAWMNSQLFSEWFHNSFTKQVRTFCSENNLPHKALLLVDNCTAHKPIERLKSDDGNIVTMLLPSNVTAVIQPMDQNPIRLVKLGYRSKLLCNVIAQEHLTIALTFV, from the exons ATGCATGATTTATTTGAACGAGAATTGCAACGCGAACTGCAATTCGATCGTAATGAATTGCGTGCGTTCGTACAAACGTATACTCCACAATTAAATGATCaacaaaagtatgtatatgacaCAGTGATGCAAGCTGACAATGACAACACTGGTGGATT ttctcaAAATGTTAATGGCGCAAGGTTAAAATCAATTGCTAAGACGGAGTTTGCAAGAC ATCTTAAAATTTGTGGTGAAATACTTTCGAGTGACACAACAGAAATAACTCCTTTTATTCACAAGTTACGGGATACAATGAATGAAATGGAGATAACCGAGGCACAGTTATACAATGCGGATGAGTCTGGTCTCTTTTACCGTATGCTGCCAGATCGCACATTCGTAGCAGCAACTGAAAAGACTGCACCTGGCCGAAAAATACTAAAAGAAAGGATAACATTTATGCTGTGTGCGAATGCCGATGGATCCCACAAATTGAAACCCTTGGTGATTGGTAAATCTGCAAATCCACGTTGTTTTTCCGGATTCAACAATCCATTGGAATACGTAAATTCTAAAAAAGCGTGGATGAACTCCCAACTGTTTTCTGAATGGTTTCACAATTCGTTTACTAAACAG GTTCGTACTTTTTGCTCTGAAAATAATTTACCACATAAGGCATTGTTGCTAGTTGACAATTGTACAGCTCATAAGCCAATTGAACGGCTAAAGTCTGATGACGGTAACATTGTAACAATGCTTCTACCATCGAATGTGACAGCGGTAATACAGCCAATGGATCAAAATCCGATAAGGCTAGTTAAATTGGGCTACAGAAGCAAACTTTTATGCAACGTTATTGCACAGGAACATTTGACCATTGCATTAacatttgtttaa
- the LOC120781184 gene encoding uncharacterized protein LOC120781184, whose amino-acid sequence MQPASTRTAKENKMQGENVPSKKGPSVQTGIDRYINVKRKLSPIKTAVNTKKFQANTPNTKKPEILIGNRFALLSKGPNDEAKGTTTVVNAKPPPIYLRERSSNALVSKMSNIIGTNNFHIVPLKKGNIDETKIQTYTEKSFMESVKFLSNDNKNYYSYQLKSSKGLVVVVKGIESSVDSNDVREALEEGGFSIKSVVNIFNKNKVPQPMFKIEL is encoded by the coding sequence ATGCAGCCAGCAAGCACCCGGACagcgaaggaaaataaaatgcaaggtgagaatgtaccaagcaaaaaagggccatcagttcagactggtattgatcgctacattaatgtaaaaaggaaattgaGTCCTATTAAAAcagcggtcaataccaaaaaatttcaagcaaacacgCCAAACACCAAAAAGCCAGAAATTCTTattggcaacagatttgccttatTAAGCAAAGGGCCTAACGACGAAGCAAAGGGTACCACCACGGTCGTGAATGCCAAACCCCCTCCAATctatttgcgtgagcgtagctcaaatgcgcttgtttcaaaaatgagcaatataataggcacaaacaatttccacattgtgcctttgaaaaaaggtaacatagatgaaacaaaaattcaaacatacactgaaaaaagtttcatggaaagTGTAAAATTCCTATCAAATGataacaagaattactactcttaccaactgaagagctcaaaaggcctagttgttgtcGTAAAAGGTATAGAGTCTTCGGTAGACTCTAACGATGTTAGAGAAGCACTAGAAGAAGGTGGTTTTAGCATTaaatcagtagtaaatatttttaacaagaacaaagtcccacaaccaatgttcaaaatagaattgat